A window of Nocardiopsis sp. Huas11 genomic DNA:
CTGCCCACCGACGACGGACGGATCGAGGCCTACACCCTGCGCGGTACGCCCGTGGAGGCCTCGCCCCTGCCCCCGGCCCGCACCCGGACCGCCTACGCCGCGGCCCACGTGGTCGCCGACCCCGCGCGCCCCAACGCCCCCGGGGCCCCAGCCGCGGTGGACTGGGAGGCCACCCTCGCCTTCCGCCACCACCTGTGGGACCAGGGCCTGGGCGTGGCCGACGCCATGGACACCGCCCAGCGCGGCATGGGACTGGACTGGGCGGCCACCGCCGAGCTCATCCGCCGCTCCGGCGCGCAGGCCGCCGAGCGCGGTGCCGCCCTGGCGTGCGGTGTGGGCACCGACCAGATCGAATCTTCGCAGACCGACCTGGAAAGCGTTATCACGGCGTATCAGGAACAGCTGGACGTCGTCCAGGGAGCCGGGGCCACCCCCGTCCTGATGGCCTCCCGCGCACTGGCCGCCTCCGCGCAGGGGCCCGACGACTACGCCCGCGTCTACGGTCAGCTGCTCCAGCGGGCCGAGCGCCCGGTGATCCTGCACTGGCTGGGCACCGCCTTCGACCCGGCCCTGGCCGGCTACTGGGGCTACGCCGACCCGGCCGAGGCGATCGAACCGGTCGCCGAGCTCATCGCCAAGCACGCCCAGGCCGTGGAGGGCATCAAGGTCTCCCTGCTGGACGCCTCCCTGGAGGTGCGCCTGCGCCGCCTGCTCCCCGAGGGCGTGCGCCTGTACACCGGCGACGACTTCAACTACCCGGAGCTGATCCAGGGCGACGAGCAGGGGTACTCCCACGCGCTGCTCGGCATCTTCGCCGCCATCGGGCCCGCCGCCGCCCGGGCGCTGGCCGCCCTGGACGAGGGAGACACCGAGCGCTACCGGGCCCTGATGGATCCGACCGTCCCCCTGGCCCGGCACCTGTTCGCCGCCCCCACCTTCTACTACAAGTCCGGCATCGCCTTCCTGGCCTGGCTCAACGGCCACCAGAAGGGCTTCCACATGGTGGGTGGACTGCACAGCGCCCGCGACCTGCCCCACCTGGCCCAGGTCGTGCGCCTGGCCGACACGGCCGGGGCCCTCAGCGACCCCGAGCTGGCCGTGTCACGGATGCGGGCCCTGCTCGAGGTGTCGGGGGTGGAGCAGTGACCGCCACCGCCTCGCCGGGTTCCGGCCCGATCACCCCCACCGCGGTGGACCTGCCCTCCGGCCGACCCGCCCAGGTGCCCACCCCCCAGCCCGGCGACCCGGCGCTGGCCCGGCTCTCCCTCAACCAGGCCACCGTCAAGTACTGGAACCTGGTCCAGGCGGTGGACGGCTGCCTGCGCGCGGGGCTGCCCTCCATCGGCGTGTGGCGCGAACCGGTCGCCGAGATGGGTCTGGCCGAGGCCGCCCGTCTGGTCCGCCGGTCCGGTCTGCGCGTCTCCTCCTACTGCCGGGCCGGGTTCCTGACCCGGCCCGACCGCCGGGAGGCGGTGGAGGACAACCGCCGCGCCATCGACGAGGCCGCCGAGCTCGGTGCGCCCTGCCTGGTCATGGTGGTCGGCGGCCTGCCCGAGGGCGAGCGCGACCTGGTCGCGGTGCGCGAGCGCATGGTCGAGGTCCTGGCCGAACTGGTGCCCTACGCGCTCGAACGCGGGGTGCGCCTGGCCCTGGAGCCCCTGCACCCGATGTTCTGCGCCGACCGCGCCGTGCTGTCGACCCTGGGCCAGGCCCTGGACATCGCCGAGCGCTTCGACGCCGAGGCGGTGGGCGTGGTCGTCGACGCCTACCACGTGTGGTGGGACCCCCAGGTGTACGAGCAGATCGCCCGGGCCGGCGCGGGCGGGCGCATCGCCTCCTTCCAGGCGTGCGACTGGGAACTGCCGATCCCCTCCGACGCCCTGCTGGGCCGCGGCATGGTCGGCGACGGCCACGCCGACGTGCGCCGGCTGCGCGAGGCCGTGGACGCCGCGGGCTACGACGGCGACATCGAGGTGGAGATCTTCAACGAGCGCATCTGGTCGGCCGACGGCGACGAGGTGATCGCGACGATGGCCCGCCGACACGTGCAGTACGTCCTGTGAGAGGGCCGGGGGCGCATGCCCTCGGCCGACCCCCCGGGCCCGTCCTCCGCACGGGCCCATGAGCGAGGAGTGCCATGAACTTCGACGGAATCCTGTTCTTTCCCCTGACGCCCTTCGACGGTGAGGGCCGGGTCAACGAGGACGTGTTGGCCGAGCACGTCGCCTCGGGGGTCGAGCACGGCGCGGGCGGTGTCTTCGCGGCGTGCGGGACCGGGGAGGTGCACGCCCTCTCGGCCGTCGAGCA
This region includes:
- a CDS encoding dihydrodipicolinate synthase family protein — protein: MNTLRLPTDDGRIEAYTLRGTPVEASPLPPARTRTAYAAAHVVADPARPNAPGAPAAVDWEATLAFRHHLWDQGLGVADAMDTAQRGMGLDWAATAELIRRSGAQAAERGAALACGVGTDQIESSQTDLESVITAYQEQLDVVQGAGATPVLMASRALAASAQGPDDYARVYGQLLQRAERPVILHWLGTAFDPALAGYWGYADPAEAIEPVAELIAKHAQAVEGIKVSLLDASLEVRLRRLLPEGVRLYTGDDFNYPELIQGDEQGYSHALLGIFAAIGPAAARALAALDEGDTERYRALMDPTVPLARHLFAAPTFYYKSGIAFLAWLNGHQKGFHMVGGLHSARDLPHLAQVVRLADTAGALSDPELAVSRMRALLEVSGVEQ
- a CDS encoding sugar phosphate isomerase/epimerase — translated: MTATASPGSGPITPTAVDLPSGRPAQVPTPQPGDPALARLSLNQATVKYWNLVQAVDGCLRAGLPSIGVWREPVAEMGLAEAARLVRRSGLRVSSYCRAGFLTRPDRREAVEDNRRAIDEAAELGAPCLVMVVGGLPEGERDLVAVRERMVEVLAELVPYALERGVRLALEPLHPMFCADRAVLSTLGQALDIAERFDAEAVGVVVDAYHVWWDPQVYEQIARAGAGGRIASFQACDWELPIPSDALLGRGMVGDGHADVRRLREAVDAAGYDGDIEVEIFNERIWSADGDEVIATMARRHVQYVL